The following coding sequences are from one Lolium rigidum isolate FL_2022 chromosome 6, APGP_CSIRO_Lrig_0.1, whole genome shotgun sequence window:
- the LOC124660974 gene encoding protein DMP2-like → MDSIQVHVAGQEAPTQETKPRPAHAAKSPVDKTLSGASDLLKLLPTGTVLAFQALAPSFTNHGVCHTANRYLVLALIGACTVSCVLLSFTDSIVGPDGKLYYGLATFWGFYPFNFAGGAAQRGAVFKDLSRFRITALDFVHAVFSAVVFLAVAVADASIQSCLFPDCGVDVRELLVNLPLGAGFLSSVVFMIFPTTRKSIGYTDMTPHSHSQ, encoded by the coding sequence ATGGATTCCATTCAAGTGCATGTAGCCGGCCAAGAAGCACCAACTCAAGAAACGAAGCCACGGCCGGCTCACGCCGCCAAGTCGCCGGTCGACAAGACGCTGTCCGGCGCGTCGGACCTGCTGAAGCTGCTGCCGACGGGCACGGTCCTAGCCTTCCAAGCGCTGGCGCCGTCCTTCACCAACCACGGCGTGTGCCACACGGCTAACCGCTACCTGGTCCTGGCGCTCATCGGCGCGTGCACCGTCTCCTGCGTGCTCCTCTCCTTCACGGACAGCATTGTCGGCCCCGACGGTAAGCTGTACTACGGCCTGGCCACATTCTGGGGCTTCTACCCCTTCAacttcgccggcggcgccgcccaacGGGGCGCCGTGTTCAAGGACCTGTCCCGGTTCCGGATCACCGCGCTCGACTTCGTGCACGCCGTCTTCTCCGCAGTCGTCTTCCTGGCCGTGGCTGTCGCCGACGCCAGCATACAGAGTTGCCTCTTCCCGGACTGCGGGGTGGACGTCAGAGAGCTGCTGGTGAACCTGCCGCTTGGGGCCGGTTTCCTGTCCAGCGTCGTCTTCATGATCTTCCCCACCACTAGGAAGAGCATCGGCTATACGGACATGACACCCCACTCCCACTCGCAGTGA